The Vitis vinifera cultivar Pinot Noir 40024 chromosome 8, ASM3070453v1 genome segment ACTCTTCATAAAAACCCTCAAGAAGATAGGGACAATGAAATTCTATGGGGGTTGAATAATTGGCAGTATTATTTCTAGAGCATTGTTAATTACACTGCAGATCAAAGTCTGCAAGGCTCTTGTACATTCGACAACCCCACCAATCAAGTGTTCAAGTGTGGGTTGAATGATTGAAATGATCGccctttaataataaaaagttatgGGACATTAATTTGAACACTATGAAATACGAACCCCATCCATGACGGCACTATTTCTATGCTTAATtgaagtggattttctttgcagCCCAAAAGGGGCTACCAACTAACAGGGGATGAATTTTGCACAATAGTTTAGTTTTCCAATTTGCTGATCAAGAGGAACAAAAATGAAGTCTTCTTGGTGTGTGTGGAAGTCTAGATTCCGCACCCACCCAAACAACACTTCTGTTGAATTCTTTTAATTCTCCAGTCCACCACTAACTTGACTGCATTGGGTGGGAGGGCTGTGGAGTTCCACTCAACTTAAGGAATGGTTTGAGAATACACCTTGAAGTCATTATTCGTATACCTTTGAAACTCTTGCATTAAAGTAGTCCAATCAACTGGGAGAGGACCAGAGGGGCCACAGTTTGATGGGTGCCACCTTGGAAATCGTACTTGTCCATGAGCGCAAGAAAggatgaatttatttttattttcagttttAGCCGTATCTGCAGTAGCGCTGGCACCATGTTTTcgaaaatatgattttgaaaacaatatcaGAGTTGGCACCTacataaaaagtttaaaagatGGCGTGCTAAGCCAGTGGCAGGGAGTTCTAACCTTCTGAACTCTTCATAAGTAACGTGATAAAGAAGCTGCTAATTCCAAAATGATTGAACTCCCTCCATTGGCTATTCCATTTTGTTTGACCTACTTGAGAGTTGAGAAACACTTGTCTAATCTCTACGATTTTTTCTTACCCAATTATTAgttgtttgaatttttaaactGTGGTTGACTAAAGGAAAAGAGGAAATTTAGGTAAATTGGTAAAAACTTATTTCTGTGATCAGAGACAATCACAACCTGAATTTGTTCCTTGTGAAAGCACTGACAACTCTTCTTGGTGGTGTCTACTCACCAAGAACATAGCCAGTCACATTAAAATTTAGTGATATAGAGTGGACCCTGGGAATACCTATCTGTACACTAGAGTAAATAAAACGACAAAGCTGCATGATTTTGGTTGAACAAGTCGAAGTTTTGGATCAATTCTGAAATAATTCTTAATATGATCTTTCTTATTGACGTAGATGATCatgtgaataaaaattaatttttttcttaagagaAAACCGAGACCTACAATGACTCACAGCTCAACAAATCTTCCGATTTTGATGTAGTAACAGCAGTTTGCAGAAATTAAAGTAGGAGCATATAAAAAGTTTCTGTAATTCTTCATCAATAGCTGAACAAGGTTTTCATTTTTGCCCTCAAAAACACTAATAGACCTTAAAAAGAAATGGTTAGATgaccaaaaaaaggaaaagaaggaaaaaaaaaaaaaaacaaccaataTAACAGTAAACCATTTCTTGAGCTAATTAAAATCATGGAAGAGACTACAAAACTGATATCATTTGGGATTTTGCATGAACAAGAAGCTGTGCCCATTCCAGAATGTAAATGAAACAAGACAGAAGAATTCAGAATTCAGTTTAAGTCCAACTAATTTTCCTAGCTCACTTATTTAcacacaaaaggaaaagaaaactgTGTAACATTTGTAATGGCCATCTCATGATCTGATCTGGAGTGggaaatagaaaaggaaaaggaaagcaaaaacaTGATGAACCCTCTGTTTCCTGGAAGAAGAACTTGTGCTCAAAAAGAAGAGCCAAGGCTACCTCCTGTTGTCCCCCTTCCATTGAGAAGGGAAAGGGGGGAAGCATTAACAGAAGCAAAGCCAGCATTAACATTTTCATTGTCCACGGAGCAACTACTCCCCTTCTCATAGGAAGATGAGACATAGGAATGTACAAAATCGTTGAATCCTGGGCTATCATCTTTCCCTCCATCATATGCACAGGGGGGGTTCAAGACCGCCGGCACCTCAACCTCTCCCTCTAGATATCTCACCACCTGCCTCATGCTGGGACGTGCGGTGGGTGAATAGCTGGAACACAACAACCCTAATTTCAAGACCATCACCACCTCGCCCTCGTCGTATTGGCCAGTTAATGTGGAGTCCACAGCTTCAAGAATCCTCCCTTCTGTCCACTTGTCCCACACCCAATCCACCAAAACCAGCTCTTCAGGCAGAGCTTTAGCCTCAATGGGTCTGCGTCCACATGTTACCTCAAGCAGTAGAGCACCAAACGCAAACACATCGGAGTTGGTTGTGGCCTTCCCTGTTCTTGAGAGCTCTGGTGCGAGATAGCCCAGTGTGCCCACCACCCTAGTGGTGCCTGGGTTGGAGCCATGTTCGTATAATCTTGCAAGTCCGAAGTCGCCGACTCGACCATTCAGTTCGTTGTCTAGTAAGACGTTACTGGCCTTAATGTCTCTATGAATAACCACTTGTTCGTAACCTTCGTGTAAATATAGAAGTCCGGAAGCAACGCCCTTTATGATATTGAATCTCTGTTCCCAACTAAGAATCAATTTGGGTTCATCAAAAAGGAATTTATCTAAGCTGCCATTTTCCATGAAATCGTACACGAGCATGAGGTTTCCGTACCTGCGGCACCAACCCAGAAGCTGAACCAGATTGCGATGGCGAAGTCGACCTATGCTAGCGATTTCGGATACGAATTCACGCATGCCCTGTTTGGAGTCATGTGAAATTCGCTTGACAGCAATTTGGGTCTGGGAATTAGGCAACGTTCCTCTGTAAACTCGGCCGAATCCGCCATGCCCAAGTAGCTCCTTGTCTCTGAATCCTTTGGTGGCTTTCTTGAGTTCTTGGTAGGAGAATCTATGAGGGCCAATATCGAGCTCCCATGCCTCGATGACATCTGCGTTCCTGATTTTCCTAATCATGTAAATGATAATAGAGACTGCAGATATAACTAGTACCACTGATGAAACCGAAAGGCCTATTGTTAGAGCAGTATGCCTCTCCTTAGGTTCGGGAAGGGATGGTAGGGAAGATAGATCGAGGCTTCGAGCGACTCCGTTCATCTTGAAGCTCCATCCGAAGACGTAATGTGAGCTGGCAAGTAAACCAGTAGAGGCAGAGAAGCCAACATACATGAATTCTTGGAGAATTGGCGAAAGATCCAAGGGGAAAGACAAAATTGGCAATTTGGGTTTGGAAGAAGAAGGCGAGAGCGTCACATTGAGAACATTGCCTACTGAATCATAATCAATCCATGCCTGAATCGTGTTCCCACTCTGGAGATTAATGCTTTGTTGCGTAGAATCATCCGTGTAATAGGCTGCGGGGGAAGAGGCGTTGGACTCCAAGCTGTCGATGTCGATGCCAACGTGGTTGTCGTTGATGTCTTCAAACTCAAAGTCCTTAACTGTGTCGAATTCGACGGCGAAGAGGTGGTTAGAAAAGTTGCCAATATCACTAGCATTAAGGAGTCCCAGATATTGACTGGGAAGAGCGCCTCTTAGCTCCTTAGATGGCGAAATTGCGAAAGCGAAGCCATGGCCGCCAAGCTTGGGATACTCGGGAACGATGGCGAAAGCGAAGGAGGTAGAGAAAGAGAAAGCGGTTCCATTGGTGGAGTTCTTGAACTGAAGAGGAAAGGAGTGAAAAGCATGACCCATTAATCTACTGGTCTCGTTTGTCAATCGAAGAATACCATCCTTGTCAATCTCTGCAACTCCGGTTTTGGTTAGGTTGGCACCAACATCACTGAATCCACCATAGAAGATCTCATCCACCTGGGATGTAACTGGGgttgaaaggagaaaaacaatAGCAAGTAAGATCGTGAGAGAAGTGGCCATCACCTTAAGGTACACAAACGATCAAAAAGGAGTCCCAGATCCTTCTAGTTTGGTGAGATTTGATTCAAACGTGGAGAAATGGAAGTATGTGAGGTCGTTTTAGGCTGGGTTGGTGAAGAAGATCAAGGTGAATAAGAAAGCAGGTTTCTGAAAAGGAACATGTGAAATTTATAGGTCACATGGGGCCTTAACAGCTTCAGATTGGAGCAAAAGCAAAAGGCCTTGGAGGAGGGTAAGAGTGAGTCGGGAAAATCTACTCCAAACCACTGACCACAGACGACACGGACACTCTCAAATAAGGTGAAGTCTCATTTCTACGCAGTCAGGGTGCACCGTGCCTCGTGCACCCATATCTACTCTCTGGTCTTTTTCTTTCGGCTTGGTGCCTTTATGACGTGTGCACTTGGACCATCTTGTTCCCACTTGGCCCTTCAATCTTCTGGACGGAGTGGGCTTGTGATGCGCCGCACTCTAAAACCTAACGCTTCCGATATTGCCTTCCTGGGTAAATGACAGCCTTGACTGCGTGTTGTTGGATCTGTTGTCAGGAAATTAGTGCATGCTTGACAAAcgtttctaaaaatatattaaaaacacttttcattatattttaatagaaaacagttcgtttttctttttatcaaaaacagttttatttaaaaaaatttattataaaaatagggTATTTTAGGAGAATACATTTTATTTgctcttaaatatatatatatatatatattaaaataattatataatgatagaaaatgactaaaaataaaatattataaataaacattatttataataaatgttaaaaatataaaaacaatatttaaaatttcaaacaaacttttaaaaaattattttggtggatcattttttaaaacattcctGAGTAGATCTTTAAGGCTctcaatgtttttaaaaataattataaaaaacaggttttgaaaattatattttaatgttttataaacaaaagtttgtttgaaaaattaaaatatttttaaaatatttttttatattttaaatatacttttaaaataatttttatctatactccattatttttaaatcattttcaatttttgtataattatttttaaaataattataaaaaatagggcacaataattaaatataatttaaaaaaattatttgaaaatactatgttttctaattttaaaaacaaaaaactaaaatatgtttgggaaatattttttaaaaataattttgaaaaataggttttatgaactgtttttaaaatttgttctttgatattttgtgacttttttatgtttttaaatatgctttaaaaataacttttatttataatgctttatttttagttattctttttatttatataattattttttaaatccaaaacaTCTAAGACATGTTGTATAAAAATACTTGTTTTCTTATTACTTTATGTgtttgtctattttttttttctaaaaaacaaaaaaaattattttcaaaaatagttgcACAAAAGAATTATAGGTCTTATTtgttaacaatattttaaaacaattttatgtatcttaaaatgaaaatacatttgagaatcaaaaaataaaaaatcgtttttttatatttaaaaacaatgtgTTTTTAAGTtgctttcatttgtttttcaagagtttttttaaaacaaattatataaatataaaataataattaaaattaaagtattatatataaaaaataattttaaaacatatttaaaaaacatagaaaaaattgaaaatacttCAAGTTCTTGGAATAAACTTCTGTTTTACAAAGTAGtagaaaaccattttaaaatttttttctcaataaatattttttaaaacacttcttTATTGGAGtcctaatttttgtttttagaaacaaaaaaaatattttttattttatgattgtcaaatatatatattttttctttaaaaaaaattaaacacgattatcaaaccatttttttttttttcaactagaAGAATAATTGAGAAATGTAAAAACATAAAACTTATGTCATGCCGTTCTACTCTCTTGATAAGATTCTAATAGTTAATGTCAGAAATTTCATCCCAACAAGCAATTTTTGAACAATCcacatattataatatttgttatgattctaaaaacaaaaaatattccatctgtttttaaaactttcattGCTTGGGCGATGCACGTGGGAAAGACACGGTTTGGTCTAACTCTAAATGGATGACCGTGCCCCCATCTTCTTCTGCAATTTTAGTAGCATTTAATACTGGACTAGCCACGTGTCCTCCAAAGTGTCTTCTCCAATAATCAATATCACGGTACAAGTTTAAAAATTTCACCCAAAAGCGATGCCGTAATTTTCTTTCCATAAAACAAAGACAAGCCACATGTTTTCATCAGAGGCTAGAAAAATAGCATCTCTGGAAAGCTATTGCCAAGTCTCCCTTTTCTTACGCCCAACATTGGTAACTACAACTAACGCTACTAGCCGTTTGGTGAGCTGCTCATGGGCTTCAAGCCGCCTTCATTTGTATTTTTGGTGCGATTTTTCACCTAAAATGGGCCAGCAGGATCCAGTGAAACTCTCCAATAAAAACCTTCAATTTCTGCAACAAAAAGAAGGTTTCCCATGTCTGCTCTATTCCTTTTCTTGGTCTACACTTGGACTAGTGATAGTTACGTGGGTCCAAATTCTCCTAAACTTCAAACCCACTTAGCTTTATTATAAACAATGTGGACTACAACATTACAAGGATGTAACTTGACTTTGGGGACAAAACTTTGGACATACTTAGCAGAGTATGCCTCTTAATTTAATCAATAAATCAACTTGCAgttgagaaaaattcaatctatGGGTATTAAATAAACATCCGGAGAATAAATGTCTATGAGTGGTTATGGCTGATGCAAACTCGCATTAGACGTAATGATGAATCACTACAGGTGATTTTCAATCATAAGGCCCATTGTTTTGTTGCGAGGATAATCATAAGAAATGTTGCACGTTGGCCCAGAGATGGCCCACGCCGCTGCTGAGTCCTCCTTGAATCTTGCCTTTGCCCATTTCAATGCTTCATTCAGCTCACCCCTGTGGGTTTTGAGGTGCAGCTGTTTTATGCTGTGTCCTGGTTCAGCAAGCTGGACAAGAAGGCTAGCTGTACATGGACACTGTtattgaaaaagttaaaagtTTGGTTAACCCATTTTCTTGTCATTTCCTGAAACTTTGGGTTAGATGTGAGCTTGAGGCAATGGTCAAGGCTGGTACGGTGTTACCCATGAACTGAAAATGGGATGAGGTTGAACCAAGAGGATGTATTTGGCAGAAATAGAATTTAATAGCCACGAATGGGCAAGTTTTGAATAAGCCCATTGGATCTCTACACGTGACAAGCTCATTAAACCTCACTCCTCTGTCAATTAAATATAGCAAGTCAGATGGAAAATATACCAAGTTTTGAGAGGCGTGAACATCATATGGTTGACCTGTATTAGTAGCCAAAAGATCTCAGTATAAAATCTGGTAGATGACCTAACTCTTGACTCTTTCTTACATCCACAAAACCGGGTTCATACGACAGAAACAGAAGGCCTTCTAAAAGTGGAAAAACTAATAGAGGACAGAGGAATTATACACTATAACACAATTACATTCCACTAATGAGTGAAATTATCAACTCAATTCATAATTGGAGGTGATTTCTCCTTCTTGATATACTCAGATGCCTATTACGCACTAGATTTGATACAGGCAGCTGCCATCGTCACTTCTAGCAGTTGGGTCAAAGTTGTTTGCAGAAGGATCAGTGCAGCCTTCTGGCACTGGAAGATTGACTTGTTGGGCTGCCTTGCCTGCATAAAAACATGAATAAGAAGCTTTAATAAACTCAGAAAATGTACATGCCATCATAATATGGAGGCCAGATGGAAACCTCAATCAAGAACTTTAGGATCAAGGATGCTAACCATAGAAACTTCCACTCTTGATAGCATCTTCATTTGCATCTCCTAGAGCGGCCTCACTCAAGTACTTGTCAGCCAATTGGACTCTCTTCACATTCTCCTGTTCTTGGACAAGCATGTTTCCATACTCAAGCAGCTTGTCAAGAGTCATCTTTGGTTTCTCAAAAGTTGGGGGTCCCTCTTTTGAGTTCACAAGCTTTTTCCCAATACCTTCTACCCCAACACTTGCAACCCACTTTCTCACTTCATCATCATAAACACGTGCCCTGAGAGCACCGAAGAAATCTGCACACAAATACAGATAATGTTGTCTGGTGTGTTGTTTCAAAATCAGAGCCCATTGATATAAGAGTGAACTGTGGATCTCCAAAATCAGGCTCTTCCATTTTAGCCTAGAAAACCATTACATTTTCTGAAGAGCCATACACAGCCATACTGGGTTCTCAGTTCTTGGAGTTTAATTGAGAGTCAGTTCAAGTCCTGGACTACAGGCTATAAGATTTtatattatgaaatattttcagGGATAGTTTTCTAAATTAGTTCCTTTAAGGTACTATGTACATTGAGAgacattttttatataacaatTTTGTTGTAGAACTACTATAGATGTTATCGAGGTGAAGCTTACCAATAGATTGCCCAGGGAAGGTGTCAACAAGCTTGACCATGTCCTCCTTGGGAATATTGTCACTGCGGAAGATACCCGTGCAGACACCAATTCTGTCTTCCCTAGTGGGTGCCCAATAGAACTTTTCCATACGACCATCACGGATGAGAGGGGCATACAATGTTGAGAAGTCATTGC includes the following:
- the LOC104880167 gene encoding L-type lectin-domain containing receptor kinase S.4 isoform X1 — protein: MATSLTILLAIVFLLSTPVTSQVDEIFYGGFSDVGANLTKTGVAEIDKDGILRLTNETSRLMGHAFHSFPLQFKNSTNGTAFSFSTSFAFAIVPEYPKLGGHGFAFAISPSKELRGALPSQYLGLLNASDIGNFSNHLFAVEFDTVKDFEFEDINDNHVGIDIDSLESNASSPAAYYTDDSTQQSINLQSGNTIQAWIDYDSVGNVLNVTLSPSSSKPKLPILSFPLDLSPILQEFMYVGFSASTGLLASSHYVFGWSFKMNGVARSLDLSSLPSLPEPKERHTALTIGLSVSSVVLVISAVSIIIYMIRKIRNADVIEAWELDIGPHRFSYQELKKATKGFRDKELLGHGGFGRVYRGTLPNSQTQIAVKRISHDSKQGMREFVSEIASIGRLRHRNLVQLLGWCRRYGNLMLVYDFMENGSLDKFLFDEPKLILSWEQRFNIIKGVASGLLYLHEGYEQVVIHRDIKASNVLLDNELNGRVGDFGLARLYEHGSNPGTTRVVGTLGYLAPELSRTGKATTNSDVFAFGALLLEVTCGRRPIEAKALPEELVLVDWVWDKWTEGRILEAVDSTLTGQYDEGEVVMVLKLGLLCSSYSPTARPSMRQVVRYLEGEVEVPAVLNPPCAYDGGKDDSPGFNDFVHSYVSSSYEKGSSCSVDNENVNAGFASVNASPLSLLNGRGTTGGSLGSSF
- the LOC104880167 gene encoding L-type lectin-domain containing receptor kinase S.4 isoform X2, whose product is MATSLTILLAIVFLLSTPVTSQVDEIFYGGFSDVGANLTKTGVAEIDKDGILRLTNETSRLMGHAFHSFPLQFKNSTNGTAFSFSTSFAFAIVPEYPKLGGHGFAFAISPSKELRGALPSQYLGLLNASDIGNFSNHLFAVEFDTVKDFEFEDINDNHVGIDIDSLESNASSPAAYYTDDSTQQSINLQSGNTIQAWIDYDSVGNVLNVTLSPSSSKPKLPILSFPLDLSPILQEFMYVGFSASTGLLASSHYVFGWSFKMNGVARSLDLSSLPSLPEPKERHTALTIGLSVSSVVLVISAVSIIIYMIRKIRNADVIEAWELDIGPHRFSYQELKKATKGFRDKELLGHGGFGRVYRGTLPNSQTQIAVKRISHDSKQGMREFVSEIASIGRLRHRNLVQLLGWCRSWEQRFNIIKGVASGLLYLHEGYEQVVIHRDIKASNVLLDNELNGRVGDFGLARLYEHGSNPGTTRVVGTLGYLAPELSRTGKATTNSDVFAFGALLLEVTCGRRPIEAKALPEELVLVDWVWDKWTEGRILEAVDSTLTGQYDEGEVVMVLKLGLLCSSYSPTARPSMRQVVRYLEGEVEVPAVLNPPCAYDGGKDDSPGFNDFVHSYVSSSYEKGSSCSVDNENVNAGFASVNASPLSLLNGRGTTGGSLGSSF